One window from the genome of Malus domestica chromosome 01, GDT2T_hap1 encodes:
- the LOC103401786 gene encoding histone deacetylase 14, chloroplastic isoform X1, translating into MELLSFPISSSPTGGNALFLVRKHLCKWKSHSRFDLDAKFVRDRILNKSWRRRRCFSEKAETPISCSNGTGEDPFIPVNKKLSDARVIYAVAPAMGHNKEAHPESHFRVPAIVNALEKLELSPKFRGSNVIELETFKSASLDDIASVHTRAYVSGLEKAMDEASQQGIIFIEGSGPTYATVDTFQESLVAAGAGISLIDSVVAQSKISKSPPIGFALIRPPGHHAIPKGPMGFCVFGNIAIAARYAQRVHGLKRVFIIDFDVHHGNGTNDAFYEDPDIFFLSTHQDGSYPGTGKFDEVGHGDGEGTTLNLPLPGGSGDAAMRAIFDEIIVPCAQRFKPDIILVSAGYDAHVLDPLASLQFTTGTYYMLASNIQQLAKDVCGGRCVFFLEGGYNLESLSYSVADSFRAFLGEPSLASEFDNPAFLHEEPSTRVRQAIQRVKQIHSL; encoded by the exons ATGGAACTCCTTTCATTCCCAATTTCGTCATCACCCACTGGTG GGAATGCGTTGTTTTTGGTACGAAAGCATTTGTGCAAGTGGAAGAGCCATAGTAGATTTGACTTGGATGCAAAATTTGTGAGAGACAGAATTTTGAATAAGAGTTGGCGACGAAGGAGATGTTTCTCTGAAAAAGCAGAAACTCCTATTTCTTGTTCGAATGGTACAGGGGAGGATCCCTTTATACCTGTTAATAAGAAATTAAGTGATGCACGTGTGATTTATGCTGTAGCTCCTGCCATGGGCCATAATAAG GAGGCTCATCCAGAATCTCATTTTAGAGTTCCTGCAATAGTGAATGCTCTTGAAAAGTTGGAGCTCTCGCCTAAG TTTCGTGGCTCAAATGTTATTGAACTTGAAACTTTCAAGTCAGCATCATTGGATGACATAGCAAGTGTTCATACAAGAGCTTATGTATCAGGCCTGGAGAAG GCTATGGATGAAGCCTCACAACAGGGAATTATTTTTATTGAAGGTTCTGGACCAACATATGCAACTGTTGAT ACGTTCCAGGAGTCCCTTGTTGCAGCTGGAGCAGGAATTTCCTTAATCGATTCAGTG GTCGCACAATCAAAGATCAGCAAGAGTCCACCTATAGGTTTTGCTTTGATAAGACCTCCCGGACACCATGCTATTCCAAAGGGTCCAAtggggttttgtgtttttggaaATATTGCAATTGCAGCTCGTTATGCTCAGCGCGTGCATGGCTTAAAGCGTGTCTTTATCATCGATTTTGATGTCCATCATGGGAATGGGACAAACGATGCTTTCTATGAGGATCCAGATATTTTTTTCCTGTCAACTCACCAA GATGGAAGCTACCCTGGAACTGGTAAGTTTGACGAGGTAGGTCATGGCGATGGGGAAGGAACAACACTAAATCTTCCTCTACCTGGAGGCTCAGGTGATGCTGCCATGAGAGCTATCTTTGATGAAATAATTGTACCATGTGCTCAGAGGTTTAAGCCAGATATCATTCTTGTCTCTGCCGG GTACGATGCTCATGTATTGGATCCACTAGCTAGTCTGCAGTTCACGACGGGAACATACTACATGCTGGCATCCAATATTCAACAACTTGCAAAAGATGTATGTGGGGGTCGATGCGTGTTTTTCTTGGAAGGAGGGTACAACCTCGAGTCGCTTTCATATTCAGTGGCTGATTCATTCCGAGCCTTTCTTGGAGAACCGAGTTTGGCGTCCGAGTTTGACAACCCCGCCTTCTTGCATGAAGAGCCATCAACCAGGGTTAGGCAGGCAATTCAGAGGGTgaaacaaatacattccttgtgA
- the LOC108171557 gene encoding uncharacterized protein isoform X4 encodes MMVSANTARFGVLVKFPGRGVSSKLFVLELQPKFRLYLNAEKFEKLSTRKCLQWLPSLTSTTESLFAFPLSPVEYAICQLIFGMRKRLHYIHTMQYDRAIFAKPKARMGTNMESMPKSHICSEWS; translated from the exons ATGATG gtgtcggccaacacagctcgattcggagtcctagttaaatttccgggtcggggtgtgtcatccaAGCTATTTGTGCTTGAG CTGCAGCCAAAGTTCCGGTTATATCTAAATGCGGAAAAATTCGAAAAGCTTTCCACTCGAAAATGTTTACAA TGGCTTCCTTCGTTAACCTCTACAACTGAGTCTCTCTTTGCTTTCCCACTTTCTCcg GTTGAATATGCCATTTGCCAACTTATTTTTGGTATGAGAAAAAGATTACACTATATACACACAATGCAATATGATAG AGCAATATTTGCGAAGCCAAAAGCAAGAATGGGTACGAACATGGAATCCATGCCAAAATCTCACATTTGTTCTGAGTGGTCTTGA
- the LOC103401786 gene encoding histone deacetylase 14, chloroplastic isoform X3 has translation MELLSFPISSSPTGNALFLVRKHLCKWKSHSRFDLDAKFVRDRILNKSWRRRRCFSEKAETPISCSNGTGEDPFIPVNKKLSDARVIYAVAPAMGHNKEAHPESHFRVPAIVNALEKLELSPKAMDEASQQGIIFIEGSGPTYATVDTFQESLVAAGAGISLIDSVVAQSKISKSPPIGFALIRPPGHHAIPKGPMGFCVFGNIAIAARYAQRVHGLKRVFIIDFDVHHGNGTNDAFYEDPDIFFLSTHQDGSYPGTGKFDEVGHGDGEGTTLNLPLPGGSGDAAMRAIFDEIIVPCAQRFKPDIILVSAGYDAHVLDPLASLQFTTGTYYMLASNIQQLAKDVCGGRCVFFLEGGYNLESLSYSVADSFRAFLGEPSLASEFDNPAFLHEEPSTRVRQAIQRVKQIHSL, from the exons ATGGAACTCCTTTCATTCCCAATTTCGTCATCACCCACTG GGAATGCGTTGTTTTTGGTACGAAAGCATTTGTGCAAGTGGAAGAGCCATAGTAGATTTGACTTGGATGCAAAATTTGTGAGAGACAGAATTTTGAATAAGAGTTGGCGACGAAGGAGATGTTTCTCTGAAAAAGCAGAAACTCCTATTTCTTGTTCGAATGGTACAGGGGAGGATCCCTTTATACCTGTTAATAAGAAATTAAGTGATGCACGTGTGATTTATGCTGTAGCTCCTGCCATGGGCCATAATAAG GAGGCTCATCCAGAATCTCATTTTAGAGTTCCTGCAATAGTGAATGCTCTTGAAAAGTTGGAGCTCTCGCCTAAG GCTATGGATGAAGCCTCACAACAGGGAATTATTTTTATTGAAGGTTCTGGACCAACATATGCAACTGTTGAT ACGTTCCAGGAGTCCCTTGTTGCAGCTGGAGCAGGAATTTCCTTAATCGATTCAGTG GTCGCACAATCAAAGATCAGCAAGAGTCCACCTATAGGTTTTGCTTTGATAAGACCTCCCGGACACCATGCTATTCCAAAGGGTCCAAtggggttttgtgtttttggaaATATTGCAATTGCAGCTCGTTATGCTCAGCGCGTGCATGGCTTAAAGCGTGTCTTTATCATCGATTTTGATGTCCATCATGGGAATGGGACAAACGATGCTTTCTATGAGGATCCAGATATTTTTTTCCTGTCAACTCACCAA GATGGAAGCTACCCTGGAACTGGTAAGTTTGACGAGGTAGGTCATGGCGATGGGGAAGGAACAACACTAAATCTTCCTCTACCTGGAGGCTCAGGTGATGCTGCCATGAGAGCTATCTTTGATGAAATAATTGTACCATGTGCTCAGAGGTTTAAGCCAGATATCATTCTTGTCTCTGCCGG GTACGATGCTCATGTATTGGATCCACTAGCTAGTCTGCAGTTCACGACGGGAACATACTACATGCTGGCATCCAATATTCAACAACTTGCAAAAGATGTATGTGGGGGTCGATGCGTGTTTTTCTTGGAAGGAGGGTACAACCTCGAGTCGCTTTCATATTCAGTGGCTGATTCATTCCGAGCCTTTCTTGGAGAACCGAGTTTGGCGTCCGAGTTTGACAACCCCGCCTTCTTGCATGAAGAGCCATCAACCAGGGTTAGGCAGGCAATTCAGAGGGTgaaacaaatacattccttgtgA
- the LOC108171557 gene encoding uncharacterized protein isoform X7 produces the protein MMVSANTARFGVLVKFPGRGVSSKLFVLELQPKFRLYLNAEKFEKLSTRKCLQWLPSLTSTTESLFAFPLSPSNICEAKSKNGYEHGIHAKISHLF, from the exons ATGATG gtgtcggccaacacagctcgattcggagtcctagttaaatttccgggtcggggtgtgtcatccaAGCTATTTGTGCTTGAG CTGCAGCCAAAGTTCCGGTTATATCTAAATGCGGAAAAATTCGAAAAGCTTTCCACTCGAAAATGTTTACAA TGGCTTCCTTCGTTAACCTCTACAACTGAGTCTCTCTTTGCTTTCCCACTTTCTCcg AGCAATATTTGCGAAGCCAAAAGCAAGAATGGGTACGAACATGGAATCCATGCCAAAATCTCACATTTGTTCTGA
- the LOC103401786 gene encoding histone deacetylase 14, chloroplastic isoform X4: protein MELLSFPISSSPTGNALFLVRKHLCKWKSHSRFDLDAKFVRDRILNKSWRRRRCFSEKAETPISCSNGTGEDPFIPVNKKLSDARVIYAVAPAMGHNKEAHPESHFRVPAIVNALEKLELSPKFRGSNVIELETFKSASLDDIASVHTRAYVSGLEKAMDEASQQGIIFIEGSGPTYATVDTFQESLVAAGAGISLIDSVDGSYPGTGKFDEVGHGDGEGTTLNLPLPGGSGDAAMRAIFDEIIVPCAQRFKPDIILVSAGYDAHVLDPLASLQFTTGTYYMLASNIQQLAKDVCGGRCVFFLEGGYNLESLSYSVADSFRAFLGEPSLASEFDNPAFLHEEPSTRVRQAIQRVKQIHSL, encoded by the exons ATGGAACTCCTTTCATTCCCAATTTCGTCATCACCCACTG GGAATGCGTTGTTTTTGGTACGAAAGCATTTGTGCAAGTGGAAGAGCCATAGTAGATTTGACTTGGATGCAAAATTTGTGAGAGACAGAATTTTGAATAAGAGTTGGCGACGAAGGAGATGTTTCTCTGAAAAAGCAGAAACTCCTATTTCTTGTTCGAATGGTACAGGGGAGGATCCCTTTATACCTGTTAATAAGAAATTAAGTGATGCACGTGTGATTTATGCTGTAGCTCCTGCCATGGGCCATAATAAG GAGGCTCATCCAGAATCTCATTTTAGAGTTCCTGCAATAGTGAATGCTCTTGAAAAGTTGGAGCTCTCGCCTAAG TTTCGTGGCTCAAATGTTATTGAACTTGAAACTTTCAAGTCAGCATCATTGGATGACATAGCAAGTGTTCATACAAGAGCTTATGTATCAGGCCTGGAGAAG GCTATGGATGAAGCCTCACAACAGGGAATTATTTTTATTGAAGGTTCTGGACCAACATATGCAACTGTTGAT ACGTTCCAGGAGTCCCTTGTTGCAGCTGGAGCAGGAATTTCCTTAATCGATTCAGTG GATGGAAGCTACCCTGGAACTGGTAAGTTTGACGAGGTAGGTCATGGCGATGGGGAAGGAACAACACTAAATCTTCCTCTACCTGGAGGCTCAGGTGATGCTGCCATGAGAGCTATCTTTGATGAAATAATTGTACCATGTGCTCAGAGGTTTAAGCCAGATATCATTCTTGTCTCTGCCGG GTACGATGCTCATGTATTGGATCCACTAGCTAGTCTGCAGTTCACGACGGGAACATACTACATGCTGGCATCCAATATTCAACAACTTGCAAAAGATGTATGTGGGGGTCGATGCGTGTTTTTCTTGGAAGGAGGGTACAACCTCGAGTCGCTTTCATATTCAGTGGCTGATTCATTCCGAGCCTTTCTTGGAGAACCGAGTTTGGCGTCCGAGTTTGACAACCCCGCCTTCTTGCATGAAGAGCCATCAACCAGGGTTAGGCAGGCAATTCAGAGGGTgaaacaaatacattccttgtgA
- the LOC108171557 gene encoding uncharacterized protein isoform X2, whose product MMVSANTARFGVLVKFPGRGVSSKLFVLEPKFRLYLNAEKFEKLSTRKCLQWLPSLTSTTESLFAFPLSPVLSLFLISIEFFFNLSIYIINSLISYLMRLIWFCECLPNFSTLDSNNKFNVCIQNRILIFEQGNSKLENLLNMPFANLFLSNICEAKSKNGYEHGIHAKISHLF is encoded by the exons ATGATG gtgtcggccaacacagctcgattcggagtcctagttaaatttccgggtcggggtgtgtcatccaAGCTATTTGTGCTTGAG CCAAAGTTCCGGTTATATCTAAATGCGGAAAAATTCGAAAAGCTTTCCACTCGAAAATGTTTACAA TGGCTTCCTTCGTTAACCTCTACAACTGAGTCTCTCTTTGCTTTCCCACTTTCTCcggtactctctctctttctaatctctattgagttttttttcaatttgtcaatttatataattaattCTTTGATATCATATTTGATGcgtttgatttggttttgtgAATGTCTTCCTAACTTTTCCACTTTGGATTCAAATAATAAATTCAATGTTTGTATACAGAACAGAATACTGATTTTTGAACAAGGCAATTCAAAGCTCGAAAATTT GTTGAATATGCCATTTGCCAACTTATTTTTG AGCAATATTTGCGAAGCCAAAAGCAAGAATGGGTACGAACATGGAATCCATGCCAAAATCTCACATTTGTTCTGA
- the LOC103401786 gene encoding histone deacetylase 14, chloroplastic isoform X2, whose protein sequence is MELLSFPISSSPTGNALFLVRKHLCKWKSHSRFDLDAKFVRDRILNKSWRRRRCFSEKAETPISCSNGTGEDPFIPVNKKLSDARVIYAVAPAMGHNKEAHPESHFRVPAIVNALEKLELSPKFRGSNVIELETFKSASLDDIASVHTRAYVSGLEKAMDEASQQGIIFIEGSGPTYATVDTFQESLVAAGAGISLIDSVVAQSKISKSPPIGFALIRPPGHHAIPKGPMGFCVFGNIAIAARYAQRVHGLKRVFIIDFDVHHGNGTNDAFYEDPDIFFLSTHQDGSYPGTGKFDEVGHGDGEGTTLNLPLPGGSGDAAMRAIFDEIIVPCAQRFKPDIILVSAGYDAHVLDPLASLQFTTGTYYMLASNIQQLAKDVCGGRCVFFLEGGYNLESLSYSVADSFRAFLGEPSLASEFDNPAFLHEEPSTRVRQAIQRVKQIHSL, encoded by the exons ATGGAACTCCTTTCATTCCCAATTTCGTCATCACCCACTG GGAATGCGTTGTTTTTGGTACGAAAGCATTTGTGCAAGTGGAAGAGCCATAGTAGATTTGACTTGGATGCAAAATTTGTGAGAGACAGAATTTTGAATAAGAGTTGGCGACGAAGGAGATGTTTCTCTGAAAAAGCAGAAACTCCTATTTCTTGTTCGAATGGTACAGGGGAGGATCCCTTTATACCTGTTAATAAGAAATTAAGTGATGCACGTGTGATTTATGCTGTAGCTCCTGCCATGGGCCATAATAAG GAGGCTCATCCAGAATCTCATTTTAGAGTTCCTGCAATAGTGAATGCTCTTGAAAAGTTGGAGCTCTCGCCTAAG TTTCGTGGCTCAAATGTTATTGAACTTGAAACTTTCAAGTCAGCATCATTGGATGACATAGCAAGTGTTCATACAAGAGCTTATGTATCAGGCCTGGAGAAG GCTATGGATGAAGCCTCACAACAGGGAATTATTTTTATTGAAGGTTCTGGACCAACATATGCAACTGTTGAT ACGTTCCAGGAGTCCCTTGTTGCAGCTGGAGCAGGAATTTCCTTAATCGATTCAGTG GTCGCACAATCAAAGATCAGCAAGAGTCCACCTATAGGTTTTGCTTTGATAAGACCTCCCGGACACCATGCTATTCCAAAGGGTCCAAtggggttttgtgtttttggaaATATTGCAATTGCAGCTCGTTATGCTCAGCGCGTGCATGGCTTAAAGCGTGTCTTTATCATCGATTTTGATGTCCATCATGGGAATGGGACAAACGATGCTTTCTATGAGGATCCAGATATTTTTTTCCTGTCAACTCACCAA GATGGAAGCTACCCTGGAACTGGTAAGTTTGACGAGGTAGGTCATGGCGATGGGGAAGGAACAACACTAAATCTTCCTCTACCTGGAGGCTCAGGTGATGCTGCCATGAGAGCTATCTTTGATGAAATAATTGTACCATGTGCTCAGAGGTTTAAGCCAGATATCATTCTTGTCTCTGCCGG GTACGATGCTCATGTATTGGATCCACTAGCTAGTCTGCAGTTCACGACGGGAACATACTACATGCTGGCATCCAATATTCAACAACTTGCAAAAGATGTATGTGGGGGTCGATGCGTGTTTTTCTTGGAAGGAGGGTACAACCTCGAGTCGCTTTCATATTCAGTGGCTGATTCATTCCGAGCCTTTCTTGGAGAACCGAGTTTGGCGTCCGAGTTTGACAACCCCGCCTTCTTGCATGAAGAGCCATCAACCAGGGTTAGGCAGGCAATTCAGAGGGTgaaacaaatacattccttgtgA
- the LOC108171557 gene encoding uncharacterized protein isoform X3, which produces MMVSANTARFGVLVKFPGRGVSSKLFVLELQPKFRLYLNAEKFEKLSTRKCLQWLPSLTSTTESLFAFPLSPVEYAICQLIFEQYLRSQKQEWVRTWNPCQNLTFVLSGLDGTCDVKNKLTHKIKPSFYQL; this is translated from the exons ATGATG gtgtcggccaacacagctcgattcggagtcctagttaaatttccgggtcggggtgtgtcatccaAGCTATTTGTGCTTGAG CTGCAGCCAAAGTTCCGGTTATATCTAAATGCGGAAAAATTCGAAAAGCTTTCCACTCGAAAATGTTTACAA TGGCTTCCTTCGTTAACCTCTACAACTGAGTCTCTCTTTGCTTTCCCACTTTCTCcg GTTGAATATGCCATTTGCCAACTTATTTTTG AGCAATATTTGCGAAGCCAAAAGCAAGAATGGGTACGAACATGGAATCCATGCCAAAATCTCACATTTGTTCTGAGTGGTCTTGATGGAACatgtgatgtgaaaaataagttaacacacaaaattaaaccctctttttatcaattgtag
- the LOC108171557 gene encoding uncharacterized protein isoform X1 gives MMVSANTARFGVLVKFPGRGVSSKLFVLELQPKFRLYLNAEKFEKLSTRKCLQWLPSLTSTTESLFAFPLSPVLSLFLISIEFFFNLSIYIINSLISYLMRLIWFCECLPNFSTLDSNNKFNVCIQNRILIFEQGNSKLENLLNMPFANLFLSNICEAKSKNGYEHGIHAKISHLF, from the exons ATGATG gtgtcggccaacacagctcgattcggagtcctagttaaatttccgggtcggggtgtgtcatccaAGCTATTTGTGCTTGAG CTGCAGCCAAAGTTCCGGTTATATCTAAATGCGGAAAAATTCGAAAAGCTTTCCACTCGAAAATGTTTACAA TGGCTTCCTTCGTTAACCTCTACAACTGAGTCTCTCTTTGCTTTCCCACTTTCTCcggtactctctctctttctaatctctattgagttttttttcaatttgtcaatttatataattaattCTTTGATATCATATTTGATGcgtttgatttggttttgtgAATGTCTTCCTAACTTTTCCACTTTGGATTCAAATAATAAATTCAATGTTTGTATACAGAACAGAATACTGATTTTTGAACAAGGCAATTCAAAGCTCGAAAATTT GTTGAATATGCCATTTGCCAACTTATTTTTG AGCAATATTTGCGAAGCCAAAAGCAAGAATGGGTACGAACATGGAATCCATGCCAAAATCTCACATTTGTTCTGA
- the LOC108171557 gene encoding uncharacterized protein isoform X5, producing MMVSANTARFGVLVKFPGRGVSSKLFVLELQPKFRLYLNAEKFEKLSTRKCLQWLPSLTSTTESLFAFPLSPNRILIFEQGNSKLENLLNMPFANLFLSNICEAKSKNGYEHGIHAKISHLF from the exons ATGATG gtgtcggccaacacagctcgattcggagtcctagttaaatttccgggtcggggtgtgtcatccaAGCTATTTGTGCTTGAG CTGCAGCCAAAGTTCCGGTTATATCTAAATGCGGAAAAATTCGAAAAGCTTTCCACTCGAAAATGTTTACAA TGGCTTCCTTCGTTAACCTCTACAACTGAGTCTCTCTTTGCTTTCCCACTTTCTCcg AACAGAATACTGATTTTTGAACAAGGCAATTCAAAGCTCGAAAATTT GTTGAATATGCCATTTGCCAACTTATTTTTG AGCAATATTTGCGAAGCCAAAAGCAAGAATGGGTACGAACATGGAATCCATGCCAAAATCTCACATTTGTTCTGA
- the LOC108171557 gene encoding uncharacterized protein isoform X6: MMVSANTARFGVLVKFPGRGVSSKLFVLELQPKFRLYLNAEKFEKLSTRKCLQWLPSLTSTTESLFAFPLSPNRILIFEQGNSKLENLLNMPFANLFLV, translated from the exons ATGATG gtgtcggccaacacagctcgattcggagtcctagttaaatttccgggtcggggtgtgtcatccaAGCTATTTGTGCTTGAG CTGCAGCCAAAGTTCCGGTTATATCTAAATGCGGAAAAATTCGAAAAGCTTTCCACTCGAAAATGTTTACAA TGGCTTCCTTCGTTAACCTCTACAACTGAGTCTCTCTTTGCTTTCCCACTTTCTCcg AACAGAATACTGATTTTTGAACAAGGCAATTCAAAGCTCGAAAATTT GTTGAATATGCCATTTGCCAACTTATTTTTGGTATGA